The following proteins are encoded in a genomic region of Protaetiibacter sp. SSC-01:
- the cmk gene encoding (d)CMP kinase, whose amino-acid sequence MSPDLGRPDLGRPDLGRPDLGRPVVVAVDGPAGSGKSSVSKAASRRLGYAFLDTGAAYRALTWLALESGLDTADAASVVALLDGFAYTTEVTDEGTRVRVGETDVTAAIREPRVSAVVSDVARVPEVRLALNDAFRRMIAGTSAPGIVVEGRDITTVVAPDAQVRILLTADEAVRIARRSAELAPGTASTAEQLRERDARDSQVVDFMTAAPGVTTIDSTELDFDQTVQAVVELVHATISPH is encoded by the coding sequence GTGAGCCCCGACCTTGGCCGCCCCGACCTCGGCCGCCCCGACCTCGGCCGCCCCGACCTCGGTCGCCCCGTCGTCGTCGCCGTCGACGGCCCCGCGGGCTCGGGCAAGTCGAGCGTCAGCAAGGCGGCCTCGCGGCGCCTCGGCTACGCCTTCCTCGACACGGGCGCCGCCTACCGCGCGCTCACCTGGCTCGCCCTCGAGAGCGGCCTCGATACCGCGGATGCGGCATCCGTCGTCGCGCTGCTCGACGGCTTCGCCTACACGACCGAGGTGACCGACGAGGGCACGCGCGTGCGCGTGGGCGAGACGGATGTCACGGCCGCCATCCGCGAGCCCCGTGTCTCGGCCGTCGTGAGCGACGTCGCGCGCGTGCCCGAGGTGCGGCTCGCCCTCAACGACGCGTTCCGACGGATGATCGCGGGCACCTCGGCGCCCGGCATCGTCGTCGAGGGGCGCGACATCACGACGGTCGTCGCGCCCGACGCCCAGGTGCGCATCCTGCTCACGGCCGACGAGGCGGTTAGAATTGCCAGGCGATCGGCGGAGCTGGCGCCCGGCACCGCCTCCACGGCGGAGCAGCTGCGCGAGCGCGACGCCCGCGACTCCCAGGTGGTCGACTTCATGACGGCGGCACCCGGGGTCACCACGATCGACTCCACCGAGCTCGACTTCGATCAGACCGTTCAGGCGGTCGTCGAGCTGGTGCACGCGACCATCTCCCCTCACTGA
- a CDS encoding ScpA family protein: MQEAVAAEPETGGFRLTLANFDGPFDLLLSLITKHELDITEVSLSKVTDEFISYLKGLDGPEELDQASEFLVVAATLLDLKVAGLLPQGELVDAEDVALLEARDLLFARLLQYRAFKEAARWFEQHLDAESGRHARSVRLEEKYRRQTPELVWTLSLHDFAALAALAMAPREIPVVGLDHLHAPLVSIREQAAVVVTLLRSGAATTFRELVAGADQRGVVIARFLAVLELYRHAAIGFEQFEPLGEITLRWTAAHWNDDQLATLGADYDR, translated from the coding sequence ATGCAGGAGGCGGTTGCGGCGGAGCCGGAGACGGGCGGATTCCGCCTCACCCTCGCGAACTTCGACGGCCCCTTCGACCTGCTGCTGTCGCTCATCACGAAGCACGAGCTCGACATCACCGAGGTGTCGCTCTCGAAGGTGACCGACGAGTTCATCTCGTACCTCAAGGGCCTCGACGGCCCCGAGGAGCTCGATCAGGCGAGCGAGTTCCTCGTCGTCGCCGCGACGCTCCTCGACCTCAAGGTCGCGGGGCTTCTGCCGCAGGGCGAGCTCGTCGACGCCGAGGACGTCGCGCTGCTCGAGGCCCGCGACCTGCTCTTCGCCCGACTGCTGCAGTACCGGGCGTTCAAGGAGGCCGCGCGCTGGTTCGAGCAGCACCTCGATGCCGAGTCGGGTCGGCACGCACGCTCGGTGCGGCTCGAGGAGAAGTACCGACGGCAGACACCCGAGCTCGTGTGGACGCTCAGCCTGCACGACTTCGCGGCGCTCGCCGCACTCGCCATGGCGCCGCGGGAGATCCCCGTCGTCGGGCTCGACCACCTGCACGCGCCGCTCGTCAGCATCCGGGAGCAGGCGGCCGTCGTCGTGACGCTCCTGCGGTCGGGGGCGGCCACGACGTTCCGCGAGCTCGTCGCGGGCGCCGACCAGCGCGGCGTCGTCATCGCGCGGTTCCTCGCGGTGCTCGAGCTCTACCGGCACGCCGCGATCGGCTTCGAGCAGTTCGAGCCGCTCGGCGAGATCACCCTGCGCTGGACGGCGGCGCACTGGAACGACGACCAACTCGCGACCCTGGGGGCCGACTATGACCGATGA
- the der gene encoding ribosome biogenesis GTPase Der, translated as MTEREPDAPFDPEFDAADEFEADPGLAERLADIDDDLAEQRAASLRAGLADYELDDEDLEVLQAAEAGPDGITYLPALPVLAIVGRPNVGKSALVNRIIGRREAVVEDVPGVTRDRVSYKSEWLGRRYTVVDTGGWEPDAAGINASVAAQAEVAVDLADAVLFVVDINVGATATDEHVVRMLRAAKKPVILVANKADDAIKDPQAAELWSLGLGEPWPVSALHGRGVADLLDHVMTVLPEVSAVAKQEIGGPRRVAILGRPNVGKSSLLNKAAGEERVVVNELAGTTRDPVDEQIELAGRIWTFVDTAGIRKRVHLQQGADFYASLRTSAALEKAEVAVVVLDVTEPISVQDLRIIDLVLESGRALVLAFNKWDLLDDDRRRYLEREIEQDLAHVTWAPRVNISARTGRHLEKLVPALETALESWDTRIPTGKFNALLAELTAEHPHPVRGGKQPRILFGTQASTRPPTFVLFTTGFLDPQYRRFIQRRLREVYGFEGTPIVVNMRVREKRKR; from the coding sequence ATGACCGAGCGCGAGCCGGACGCCCCGTTCGACCCCGAGTTCGACGCCGCCGATGAGTTCGAGGCCGACCCCGGCCTCGCCGAGCGCCTCGCCGACATCGACGACGACCTCGCCGAGCAGCGTGCCGCATCCCTGCGCGCGGGCCTCGCCGACTACGAGCTCGACGACGAGGACCTCGAGGTGCTGCAGGCCGCCGAGGCGGGGCCCGACGGCATCACCTACCTTCCGGCGCTTCCGGTGCTCGCGATCGTCGGCCGGCCGAACGTCGGCAAGTCGGCGCTCGTCAACCGCATCATCGGCCGTCGCGAGGCCGTCGTCGAGGACGTGCCGGGCGTCACGCGCGACCGCGTCTCGTACAAGTCCGAGTGGCTCGGGCGTCGCTACACGGTCGTCGACACGGGCGGCTGGGAGCCGGATGCCGCGGGCATCAACGCCTCCGTCGCCGCGCAGGCGGAGGTCGCGGTCGACCTCGCCGACGCCGTGCTGTTCGTCGTCGACATCAACGTCGGTGCGACCGCGACCGACGAGCACGTCGTGCGGATGCTGCGCGCGGCGAAGAAGCCCGTCATCCTCGTCGCCAACAAGGCCGACGATGCCATCAAGGATCCGCAGGCAGCCGAGCTCTGGAGCCTCGGGCTCGGCGAGCCGTGGCCCGTCTCGGCCCTCCACGGTCGCGGCGTGGCCGACCTGCTCGACCACGTCATGACGGTGCTGCCGGAGGTGTCGGCGGTCGCCAAGCAGGAGATCGGCGGACCTCGCCGCGTCGCCATCCTCGGCCGCCCGAACGTCGGCAAGAGCTCGCTGCTCAACAAGGCCGCGGGCGAGGAGCGCGTCGTCGTCAACGAGCTCGCGGGCACGACCCGCGACCCGGTCGACGAGCAGATCGAGCTCGCGGGCCGCATCTGGACCTTCGTCGACACCGCCGGCATCCGCAAGCGCGTGCACCTCCAGCAGGGCGCCGATTTCTACGCCTCGCTGCGTACCTCGGCCGCGCTCGAGAAGGCGGAGGTCGCCGTCGTCGTGCTCGACGTGACCGAGCCGATCAGCGTGCAGGATCTGCGCATCATCGACCTCGTGCTCGAGTCGGGCCGCGCGCTCGTGCTCGCGTTCAACAAGTGGGACCTGCTCGACGACGACCGCCGCCGCTACCTCGAGCGCGAGATCGAGCAGGATCTCGCCCACGTCACGTGGGCGCCGCGCGTCAACATCTCCGCGCGCACGGGTCGCCACCTCGAGAAGCTCGTGCCCGCGCTCGAGACGGCCCTCGAGAGCTGGGACACGCGCATCCCGACCGGCAAGTTCAACGCCCTGCTCGCCGAGCTCACCGCGGAGCACCCGCACCCCGTGCGCGGCGGCAAGCAGCCCCGCATCCTCTTCGGCACCCAGGCGTCGACGCGTCCGCCGACCTTCGTGCTGTTCACGACGGGCTTCCTCGACCCGCAGTACCGCCGCTTCATCCAGCGTCGCCTGCGCGAGGTGTACGGCTTCGAGGGCACCCCCATCGTCGTCAACATGCGCGTCCGGGAGAAGCGCAAGCGCTGA
- a CDS encoding pseudouridine synthase, which produces MTHPWDERPEGERPSTGSGQRLQKVLAAAGVASRRVCEQYIVEGRVSVNGSVVTELGRRIEPATDAVEVDGVPVQLDVGKRYLMLNKPKGVVSSMSDEQGRPDLARYAEQAGERVYNVGRLDAETTGLLVLTNDGELAHVLAHPSYGVEKTYLATVRGVVKQDALRRLRQGVELDDGPIAADRVRVVGEPSGGRTIVEITLHSGRNRIVRRMMAAVGHPVIELVRRSFGPLHLGSLGAGRMRDLTKVEVGALLALARDAKAHDARGGATASGAPARTPSTKKRGPR; this is translated from the coding sequence ATGACACATCCGTGGGACGAGCGCCCCGAGGGCGAACGCCCTTCGACGGGCTCAGGACAGCGTCTGCAGAAGGTGCTCGCGGCCGCGGGCGTCGCCTCGCGCCGCGTGTGCGAGCAGTACATCGTCGAGGGGCGTGTGAGCGTCAACGGCAGCGTCGTGACCGAGCTCGGGCGCCGCATCGAGCCCGCGACCGACGCCGTCGAGGTCGACGGCGTGCCCGTGCAGCTCGACGTCGGGAAGCGCTACCTCATGCTCAACAAGCCGAAGGGCGTCGTGAGCTCGATGTCCGACGAGCAGGGGCGCCCCGATCTCGCCCGCTACGCCGAGCAGGCGGGGGAGCGCGTGTACAACGTGGGCCGCCTCGACGCCGAGACGACGGGGCTGCTCGTGCTCACGAACGACGGCGAGCTCGCTCACGTGCTCGCGCATCCGTCGTACGGCGTCGAGAAGACCTACCTCGCGACCGTCCGCGGCGTCGTGAAGCAGGATGCGCTGCGTCGCCTCCGCCAGGGCGTCGAGCTCGACGACGGGCCCATCGCCGCCGATCGCGTGCGTGTCGTGGGCGAGCCCTCGGGCGGTCGCACGATCGTCGAGATCACCCTGCACTCGGGTCGCAACCGCATCGTCCGCCGCATGATGGCCGCCGTCGGCCACCCCGTCATCGAGCTCGTGCGCCGATCCTTCGGTCCGCTGCACCTCGGCTCGCTCGGGGCGGGGCGGATGCGCGATCTCACTAAGGTGGAGGTCGGCGCGCTCCTCGCCCTCGCCCGCGATGCGAAGGCACACGACGCGCGCGGCGGCGCCACCGCATCCGGCGCGCCCGCCCGCACCCCGAGCACCAAAAAGCGAGGCCCCCGATGA
- a CDS encoding prephenate dehydrogenase, protein MNDRRLIEQVRVVGSGLLGASIGLGLSAKGVDVILDDASPSTRALAIAYGAGRAPAEGDAPGLIVVAVPPDVVADVVAAELERYPDALVTDVASVKLAPLTELRERGADLSRYLGSHPMAGRERGGAVSARADLFIGRPWILAGHDGITYRRAAAIEDMVLDLGAVPIEMDVAVHDRSVALVSHAPQLVASLLASRLREGSGTALGLAGQGLRDTTRIAGSSPELWVQILGANAAEVAAVLRPLRDDLDAVIAALDDPEAPASRRVIAEALVAGNDGVSRIPGKHGQDKRYASLVVKVDDKPGELARLLTEIGEEGVNMEDLRIEHSPETRVGFAEISVLPEAAHPLATALEQRGWTLMEAER, encoded by the coding sequence ATGAACGACCGCCGCCTCATCGAGCAGGTGCGCGTCGTCGGCTCCGGGCTGCTCGGAGCGAGCATCGGCCTCGGGCTCTCGGCGAAGGGCGTCGACGTCATCCTCGACGACGCCTCGCCGTCGACGCGCGCCCTCGCGATCGCCTACGGCGCCGGTCGCGCGCCCGCGGAGGGCGACGCCCCGGGACTCATCGTCGTCGCCGTGCCGCCGGACGTCGTCGCCGACGTCGTGGCGGCCGAGCTCGAGCGCTACCCCGACGCCCTCGTGACGGATGTCGCGAGCGTCAAGCTCGCGCCCCTCACCGAGCTGCGCGAGCGCGGCGCCGACCTCTCGCGCTACCTCGGCTCCCACCCCATGGCGGGTCGCGAGCGCGGGGGAGCGGTCTCGGCACGCGCCGACCTGTTCATCGGCCGCCCGTGGATCCTCGCGGGCCACGACGGCATCACGTACCGTCGCGCCGCCGCGATCGAGGACATGGTGCTCGACCTCGGCGCCGTGCCGATCGAGATGGATGTCGCCGTGCACGACCGCAGCGTCGCCCTCGTCTCCCACGCGCCGCAGCTCGTCGCGAGCCTCCTCGCGAGCCGCCTGCGCGAGGGGTCGGGCACGGCGCTCGGCCTCGCGGGCCAGGGCCTGCGCGACACGACACGCATCGCGGGCAGCAGCCCCGAGCTGTGGGTGCAGATCCTCGGCGCCAACGCCGCCGAGGTGGCCGCCGTGCTGCGCCCGCTGCGCGACGACCTCGACGCCGTCATCGCCGCGCTCGACGACCCCGAGGCCCCTGCGTCGCGCCGCGTCATCGCCGAGGCCCTCGTGGCAGGCAACGACGGAGTGTCGCGCATCCCCGGCAAGCACGGTCAGGACAAGCGCTACGCCTCCCTCGTCGTCAAGGTCGACGACAAGCCCGGCGAGCTCGCGCGCCTGCTCACCGAGATCGGCGAGGAGGGCGTCAACATGGAGGATCTCCGCATCGAGCACTCGCCCGAGACACGCGTCGGCTTCGCCGAGATCTCCGTGCTGCCGGAGGCCGCGCATCCGCTCGCGACCGCGCTCGAGCAGCGCGGCTGGACGCTCATGGAGGCGGAGCGGTGA
- the scpB gene encoding SMC-Scp complex subunit ScpB produces the protein MTDEDLDTPASPALDQRGEAPASPARDQRGEADLERRLEAIMLVADEPLPLVTLATALGAPVPAVRQSLERLVADYDGESGGPRRGFELREVGGGWRLYVRAEHDDLVRDFVLTQSPTKLSQAALETLAVIAYKQPIARSSIAAIRAVNVDSVVRTLLGRGLITEAYTDAETGAIHYETTPLLLTQLGINSLDELPPISPLLPDGVEGFEELGAR, from the coding sequence ATGACCGATGAGGATCTCGATACGCCGGCTTCGCCGGCACTCGATCAGCGGGGTGAGGCGCCGGCTTCGCCGGCACGCGATCAGCGGGGTGAGGCCGACCTCGAGCGGCGCCTCGAGGCGATCATGCTCGTCGCCGACGAGCCGCTCCCTCTCGTGACCCTCGCGACGGCTCTCGGCGCGCCCGTGCCGGCCGTGCGCCAGTCGCTCGAGCGTCTCGTGGCCGACTACGACGGCGAGTCGGGCGGCCCCCGCCGCGGCTTCGAGCTGCGCGAGGTGGGAGGCGGATGGCGCCTCTACGTGCGCGCGGAGCACGACGACCTCGTGCGCGATTTCGTGCTCACGCAGAGCCCCACCAAGCTCTCGCAGGCGGCCCTCGAGACCCTCGCCGTGATCGCCTACAAGCAGCCGATCGCGCGCAGCTCGATCGCCGCCATCCGTGCCGTCAACGTCGACTCGGTCGTGCGCACGCTGCTCGGACGCGGCCTCATCACCGAGGCCTACACCGACGCCGAGACGGGCGCCATCCACTACGAGACGACGCCGCTGCTGCTCACCCAGCTCGGCATCAACTCGCTCGACGAGCTGCCGCCCATCTCGCCCCTGCTGCCCGACGGCGTCGAGGGCTTCGAGGAGCTCGGCGCGCGATGA
- a CDS encoding ABC transporter ATP-binding protein produces the protein MTRRDPDTAVGGGLLRGIGALVATSWRESPARMLVAGALMVVQAVAIPFGAGALSALTDRALAGDAQGAVGAAVAAGVLLIAALTAGHFAHIFHFELGEAAELAMQRRLILLSNGSAGLAHHDRADYADRLQVLRQEVSRTRQQVETLFTAFSLAIAIATTAVMLALVSPWLLLLPIAAVPPLLLGRRAEDILAEGREASAGHIRRSWHLLRLAASAGPAKELRACGLDGEIRRRQADSWSAAARVLNRAQGRALVPRLLGQLIFAVAYIGATLLVISRAVDGRASVGDVILVIILAGQVNQQVAAAVGVLQELQRGSRMMRTVAWVERLVHRDDPAEPRPVPARLEHGIRLERAAFGYPGTDARVLEGVDLVLPAGSTVAIVGENGAGKTSLVKLLCRFYDVDEGALTVDGIDVREFAVDEWRTRISAGFQDFVRFELPARESIGIGELDALDDEPAVRGAITRARSDSLLERFDDGLDTLLGKSYHDGTELSGGQWQKVALARAMMRPEPLLLVLDEPTSALDAQAEHELFEQYADTARRVGERTGAVTVLVSHRFSTVRMADLIVVVAGGRIAQAGSHEELMAAGGLYAELYELQAASYR, from the coding sequence GCGCTCATGGTCGTGCAGGCCGTGGCCATCCCGTTCGGCGCGGGTGCGCTCAGCGCGCTCACGGACCGTGCGCTCGCGGGAGACGCGCAGGGCGCCGTCGGCGCGGCGGTCGCCGCGGGTGTGCTGCTCATCGCGGCGCTCACCGCGGGGCACTTCGCGCACATCTTCCACTTCGAGCTCGGCGAGGCCGCGGAGCTCGCGATGCAGCGCCGCCTCATCCTGCTCTCGAACGGCTCGGCGGGCCTCGCGCACCACGACCGCGCCGACTACGCGGACCGGTTGCAGGTGCTTCGCCAGGAGGTGTCGCGCACACGTCAGCAGGTGGAGACGCTCTTCACCGCGTTCTCGCTCGCGATCGCCATCGCGACGACCGCCGTCATGCTCGCCCTCGTGTCGCCGTGGCTGCTCCTGCTGCCGATCGCTGCCGTGCCGCCGCTCCTGCTCGGTCGCCGCGCGGAGGACATCCTCGCGGAGGGCCGCGAGGCCTCGGCGGGCCACATCCGACGCTCGTGGCATCTGCTGCGGCTCGCGGCATCCGCCGGCCCCGCGAAGGAGTTGCGCGCGTGCGGGCTCGACGGCGAGATCCGCCGCCGTCAGGCCGACTCGTGGAGTGCCGCCGCCCGGGTGCTGAACCGGGCCCAGGGTCGCGCTCTCGTGCCGCGCCTGCTCGGGCAGCTCATCTTCGCCGTCGCGTACATCGGGGCGACGCTGCTCGTGATCTCGCGTGCGGTCGACGGGCGCGCGAGCGTCGGCGACGTCATCCTCGTCATCATCCTCGCGGGGCAGGTCAACCAGCAGGTCGCGGCCGCCGTGGGGGTGCTGCAGGAGCTGCAGCGGGGGTCGCGGATGATGCGCACCGTCGCGTGGGTCGAGCGCCTCGTGCATCGCGACGACCCCGCCGAGCCGCGACCCGTGCCCGCGCGGCTCGAGCACGGCATCCGCCTCGAGCGCGCGGCGTTCGGCTACCCGGGAACCGACGCGCGCGTGCTCGAGGGCGTCGACCTCGTGCTGCCCGCCGGATCGACGGTCGCGATCGTGGGCGAGAACGGCGCGGGGAAGACGAGCCTCGTGAAGCTGCTGTGTCGCTTCTATGACGTCGACGAGGGCGCGCTCACGGTCGATGGCATCGACGTGCGCGAGTTCGCGGTCGACGAGTGGCGCACGCGCATCTCGGCCGGGTTCCAGGACTTCGTGCGCTTCGAGCTGCCCGCGCGGGAGTCGATCGGCATCGGCGAGCTCGACGCCCTCGACGACGAGCCCGCCGTGCGCGGCGCGATCACGCGCGCCCGCTCCGACTCGCTCCTCGAGCGCTTCGACGACGGCCTCGACACCCTGCTCGGCAAGAGCTACCACGACGGCACCGAGCTCTCGGGCGGGCAGTGGCAGAAGGTCGCCCTCGCGCGCGCCATGATGCGCCCGGAGCCGCTGCTGCTCGTGCTCGACGAGCCGACCTCCGCCCTCGACGCCCAGGCCGAGCACGAGCTCTTCGAGCAGTACGCCGACACCGCACGGCGGGTGGGGGAGCGAACCGGCGCCGTCACCGTGCTCGTGTCCCACCGCTTCTCCACCGTGCGGATGGCAGACCTCATCGTCGTCGTCGCCGGGGGCCGCATCGCGCAGGCGGGCAGCCACGAGGAGCTCATGGCGGCGGGCGGGCTCTACGCCGAGCTCTACGAGCTGCAGGCGGCCTCGTACCGCTGA